From the Lathyrus oleraceus cultivar Zhongwan6 chromosome 4, CAAS_Psat_ZW6_1.0, whole genome shotgun sequence genome, one window contains:
- the LOC127075001 gene encoding transcription factor MYC2: MTDYRSLPTMNNSIWTDDNSSVMEAFMSTTADLSSIWLPPPNSAASTTTPGPDTTKPPPQQQPLFNQETLQHRLQALIEDAKENWTYAIFWQTSYDYSTSRQLLGWGDGYYKGEDDKEKAKKVILPEQQAHRNKVLRELNALISGSSSSDDVVDEDVTDTEWFFLTSMTHSFVNGSGLLSQAYFNSSPVWINDRLSMSTCERTRAAHVHGLQTLVYIPAPSSNGVVELASTEIIPHSAGIMEKVRFLFDFNNPEARSWPLNSADNDPSSMWLDIPGSGGIEIRDSINTVSAVSVTASANATIPKKSPFEIHGASTTLPESSTTVNISTAQRQIQNQNQNQSFFPRELNFSGSFKPESGEILNFGESKKSSYSSANGNFFSGPSPFAANEENRKRRSPVSRSSIEDGILSFSSGKLLHGSTIKSGGGDSDHSDLEVSVVKETVSSRVIEPEKRPRKRGRKPANGREEPLNHVEAERQRREKLNQRFYALRAVVPNVSKMDKASLLGDAISYINELKLKLQGLESSKDELEKELDTTRKELEIATKKPVRLNEEEKEKPENNSKLIDLDIDVKIMGWDAMIRIQCSKKNHPAAKLMAALKELDLDVNHASVSVVNDLMIQQASINMGSRFYTQEQLLSVLSSKIGDTQ; the protein is encoded by the coding sequence ATGACAGATTACCGCTCACTCCCGACAATGAATAATAGTATCTGGACAGACGACAACTCCTCCGTCATGGAAGCTTTCATGAGCACCACCGCCGACCTTTCTTCTATCTGGCTTCCACCACCAAATTCCGCTGCATCAACCACCACACCAGGACCCGATACAACCAAACCTCCACCACAACAACAGCCACTCTTCAACCAAGAAACTCTCCAACACCGTCTTCAAGCTTTAATCGAAGACGCAAAAGAGAATTGGACTTACGCCATCTTCTGGCAAACCTCTTACGACTACTCTACAAGCAGACAGCTCCTTGGTTGGGGAGACGGTTATTACAAAGGCGAAGATGACAAAGAAAAAGCTAAAAAAGTTATCTTGCCTGAACAACAAGCTCATCGCAATAAAGTCCTCCGTGAACTTAACGCCTTAATTTCCGGCTCATCTAGCTCAGATGATGTCGTTGACGAAGATGTCACCGACACTGAGTGGTTCTTTCTCACGTCGATGACACACTCCTTCGTCAACGGAAGCGGTTTACTGAGCCAGGCTTACTTTAATTCTTCCCCAGTATGGATCAACGATAGGCTTTCCATGTCCACATGTGAAAGAACCCGTGCAGCACATGTTCACGGGCTTCAGACTTTGGTATATATACCAGCACCGTCTTCAAACGGTGTCGTTGAGCTCGCATCTACTGAGATAATTCCACATAGCGCTGGTATAATGGAGAAGGTTCGTTTTTTGTTTGATTTCAATAATCCAGAAGCACGGTCTTGGCCGTTGAATTCCGCCGACAACGATCCTTCTTCCATGTGGTTGGATATCCCCGGCTCCGGTGGAATTGAAATTAGAGACTCCATCAACACTGTTAGTGCCGTCAGTGTAACGGCTTCAGCAAATGCAACAATCCCTAAAAAATCGCCGTTTGAAATTCACGGTGCTTCTACTACTCTACCGGAATCATCCACCACCGTTAATATTTCAACTGCTCAGCGCCAAATCCAGAATCAAAACCAGAACCAGAGCTTCTTTCCAAGAGAACTGAATTTTTCAGGTTCTTTCAAACCGGAATCCGGCGAGATTCTGAACTTTGGGGAGAGTAAAAAGAGTTCTTACAGCTCTGCCAATGGTAATTTCTTTTCCGGTCCGTCACCATTCGCTGCTAATGAAGAAAACAGAAAAAGAAGATCCCCGGTGTCTAGAAGTAGTATCGAGGACGGAATTCTTTCATTCAGTTCTGGCAAACTGTTACATGGTTCAACTATAAAATCCGGTGGCGGAGATTCCGATCATTCAGATCTGGAAGTTTCTGTGGTGAAGGAAACTGTGAGCAGCAGAGTTATCGAACCAGAGAAGCGGCCTCGGAAGCGAGGTAGAAAACCAGCCAACGGAAGAGAAGAACCCTTGAACCACGTGGAAGCAGAGAGGCAGCGACGGGAGAAACTGAACCAGAGATTCTACGCTTTACGAGCTGTGGTTCCTAATGTTTCTAAAATGGACAAAGCTTCGCTTCTTGGAGACGCGATTTCTTACATAAACGAGTTGAAATTGAAGCTGCAAGGGCTTGAATCGTCAAAAGATGAGTTGGAGAAAGAACTAGATACAACCCGAAAGGAACTAGAAATTGCAACTAAAAAACCAGTTCGGTTGAAcgaagaagaaaaagagaaacCAGAAAACAACTCTAAGTTGATTGATTTGGACATAGATGTGAAAATCATGGGATGGGATGCTATGATTAGGATTCAGTGTAGCAAGAAGAATCACCCTGCTGCGAAATTAATGGCGGCTTTAAAAGAATTGGATCTTGATGTGAATCATGCTAGTGTTTCTGTTGTTAATGACTTAATGATTCAACAGGCTTCTATTAACATGGGAAGTAGATTTTACACACAAGAACAGCTTTTATCTGTTCTTTCTTCCAAAATTGGTGATACACAATGA